A genome region from Methanococcoides burtonii DSM 6242 includes the following:
- the rnhB gene encoding ribonuclease HII translates to MKIIGIDEAGKGPVIGPMCIGGVRIDEDKSNALKNLGVADSKKLSPKRRVHLAAQIKKYADGWFVYEVSPNQIDELRKLMSMNDIMVLAFGSVIEELPSDKIYADAADVKEERFGKRLFDNYMEKHPDVSPPEVISKHGADDLFPVVSAASILAKVRRDELIEKIKVDMGVDIGSGYPSDPKTKKFLENWYRENSSFPDIVRHSWKTAQKFIQ, encoded by the coding sequence ATGAAAATAATTGGAATTGATGAAGCAGGGAAGGGTCCGGTCATCGGGCCGATGTGCATAGGCGGTGTGAGGATCGATGAGGATAAAAGCAATGCTCTGAAGAATCTGGGAGTTGCGGATTCCAAGAAGCTTTCCCCAAAAAGGCGAGTACATCTTGCCGCTCAGATAAAGAAATATGCAGATGGATGGTTCGTTTATGAGGTATCTCCTAATCAGATCGATGAGCTTCGAAAACTGATGAGCATGAATGATATTATGGTGCTTGCTTTTGGTTCGGTCATTGAGGAACTTCCTTCTGACAAGATCTATGCGGATGCAGCAGATGTGAAGGAGGAACGCTTTGGGAAGCGCCTTTTTGACAATTACATGGAAAAGCATCCAGATGTATCACCTCCGGAAGTTATCTCAAAACATGGGGCAGACGATCTATTTCCAGTTGTTTCAGCTGCATCTATATTAGCAAAGGTCAGGCGTGATGAACTTATAGAGAAGATAAAGGTGGACATGGGCGTGGATATCGGCAGTGGTTATCCATCAGATCCTAAGACCAAGAAGTTCCTTGAGAATTGGTACCGTGAGAATAGCTCCTTTCCCGATATTGTAAGACATTCATGGAAAACAGCACAGAAGTTCATTCAGTGA
- the mtaA gene encoding methylcobamide:CoM methyltransferase MtaA — protein MTDITPKERFIRSLEGKEVDKVPVCSVTQTGTIDLMQASGTQWPEAHFNSEKMATLAIAGHEIAGLEGIRYPFDGTAIAQTLGCTMGEGTYDTQPSIHDFPFETIEDVKDLTVPENFLESERIKTILDATEIIKKRADEDIPIIAGHLGPAAITLSLVGVRNYLMWFISHPDTIKELITFSTDICIEYSNALLERGADVVCIPDSEAGPELIPPEFFETMIFPEYKRLNREIKGKTIAHICGDSADILEKVAISGFDGISIEEKVDVQYAKSAIGDKACLIGNVSPVHTLLGMKPEKVKEEAKQCIEDGVDILAPGCGLAPHTSLNNLKAFVAARDEYYLEKGLL, from the coding sequence CTGACAGATATCACACCAAAAGAAAGATTCATCAGATCGCTTGAAGGGAAAGAAGTAGACAAAGTACCCGTTTGTTCAGTTACACAGACAGGGACTATTGATCTAATGCAAGCTTCGGGCACACAGTGGCCGGAAGCACATTTTAATTCAGAGAAAATGGCTACACTCGCCATTGCAGGACATGAGATCGCTGGCCTGGAAGGCATTCGTTATCCATTCGATGGAACTGCTATTGCCCAGACATTAGGGTGTACGATGGGAGAAGGGACCTATGACACACAACCTTCCATTCACGATTTTCCTTTTGAGACCATCGAGGATGTGAAAGATCTGACAGTGCCTGAGAATTTCCTTGAGTCTGAAAGGATCAAGACCATTCTGGATGCCACAGAGATCATCAAGAAGAGAGCTGATGAAGATATACCAATAATTGCAGGTCACCTCGGGCCGGCTGCTATTACATTATCACTTGTTGGTGTAAGGAACTACCTCATGTGGTTCATTTCACACCCCGATACCATCAAGGAACTGATAACTTTCAGTACTGATATTTGCATAGAATATTCAAATGCACTCCTAGAACGCGGGGCTGATGTTGTCTGCATACCTGATTCGGAAGCAGGACCAGAATTGATCCCACCGGAATTCTTTGAAACGATGATATTCCCGGAATACAAAAGACTTAACCGTGAGATAAAAGGAAAGACCATAGCCCACATATGCGGGGATTCTGCCGATATCCTCGAGAAAGTTGCGATCTCTGGTTTCGATGGTATAAGCATAGAAGAAAAGGTAGATGTCCAATATGCAAAAAGTGCCATCGGTGACAAAGCCTGTCTGATAGGGAATGTATCACCTGTGCATACACTTCTTGGGATGAAGCCCGAAAAGGTGAAAGAAGAAGCAAAACAGTGCATAGAGGATGGAGTTGATATTCTCGCACCGGGTTGTGGACTGGCACCACATACATCCCTGAATAATTTGAAAGCATTCGTTGCTGCAAGGGATGAATATTATTTGGAGAAAGGACTCCTGTGA
- a CDS encoding nitroreductase family protein, whose translation MQVISVNPELCTNCDVCVELCPMSIILPSEEGGTPYSPEEATVYCSKCGHCEVFCPEGAISTLFDSTYYQFQDDSPSSLTPSEIGKYMVMRRSVRNYKDEKVEKSTIEEILDIARYAPSGMNNQPVHWTIVHNPEEVKKITSLTIDWMREVVADDIEHPLKPLMPTLISVYENGSDPICRGALHLAFAHAEAENPTGYTDSIIALSWFELAAQAFDIGACWAGFLAIAATSYQPLIDELDLPQEHVVQYSMMFGHPDHKVNGIPGREPVRVNWK comes from the coding sequence ATGCAAGTGATCTCTGTAAACCCTGAACTGTGCACCAATTGTGATGTATGCGTAGAACTTTGTCCGATGTCGATAATACTTCCTTCAGAGGAAGGTGGAACTCCTTACAGTCCAGAAGAAGCAACTGTATATTGTTCAAAATGTGGACACTGTGAAGTGTTCTGTCCCGAGGGTGCAATTTCTACTTTGTTTGACTCAACTTACTATCAATTTCAGGATGATAGTCCTTCCTCTCTTACGCCATCAGAGATCGGAAAATATATGGTAATGCGGCGCTCGGTCAGAAACTACAAGGATGAAAAGGTGGAAAAGTCTACAATTGAAGAGATACTTGATATTGCACGTTATGCTCCTTCCGGGATGAACAATCAGCCTGTACATTGGACCATTGTCCACAACCCGGAGGAAGTTAAGAAGATCACTTCTCTGACCATTGACTGGATGCGAGAGGTAGTGGCCGATGATATTGAACATCCTCTCAAGCCACTGATGCCAACTCTGATCTCAGTTTATGAAAATGGCAGTGATCCGATATGCAGGGGAGCACTTCATTTGGCTTTTGCTCACGCTGAGGCTGAAAATCCGACTGGCTATACTGACAGTATCATAGCGCTTTCATGGTTCGAGCTTGCAGCACAGGCGTTCGATATCGGGGCATGCTGGGCTGGTTTCCTTGCCATTGCGGCAACATCCTACCAACCACTCATAGATGAGCTTGACCTTCCGCAAGAGCATGTGGTGCAATACAGTATGATGTTCGGTCATCCTGATCATAAGGTCAATGGCATTCCGGGAAGGGAGCCTGTGAGGGTAAATTGGAAATGA
- a CDS encoding pirin family protein: MKEQEYLKRCFGFNQPPQLDPFLLLDDFHSNDPNEFLMGFSWHPHRGIETITYVLSGKIEHGDSLGNSGVINSGVINSGDVQWMSAGSGIIHQEMPKGESDGSLWGFQLWANLSASHKMMEPKYQEIKSEQIPEVVLDDNVRVKVICGEIEGNKGPVQDIVTDPEYLDVTIPANIDSRTLLKWDIPSLHMQ, encoded by the coding sequence TTGAAGGAGCAGGAGTACCTGAAAAGATGTTTTGGTTTTAACCAGCCACCTCAACTTGATCCTTTTCTCTTGCTTGATGACTTCCATTCGAACGATCCGAATGAATTTTTAATGGGATTTTCCTGGCATCCGCACAGGGGCATAGAGACTATAACCTATGTACTCTCAGGAAAAATAGAGCATGGTGATAGCCTGGGAAATTCAGGCGTGATCAATTCAGGAGTGATCAATTCAGGAGATGTGCAGTGGATGAGCGCCGGAAGCGGAATAATTCATCAGGAAATGCCCAAAGGTGAATCCGATGGCAGCCTTTGGGGATTCCAGTTGTGGGCTAACCTGTCAGCATCCCATAAGATGATGGAGCCAAAGTATCAGGAAATAAAAAGTGAGCAGATCCCGGAAGTAGTATTAGATGACAATGTTCGTGTAAAGGTCATTTGCGGTGAAATCGAAGGAAATAAAGGCCCTGTACAGGACATTGTGACTGATCCTGAATATCTTGATGTGACAATTCCAGCTAATATAGATTCACGCACCCTACTTAAATGGGACATACCGTCTTTGCATATGCAATGA
- a CDS encoding pirin-like C-terminal cupin domain-containing protein produces MKGNGSFDENECTYAYEVDGTNYSDLDNSSFISSENLIMFNDGDHISVTSGDNGVRFLLISGKPLNEPVAWYGPIVMNTQEELEIAFEEYRKGTFIRS; encoded by the coding sequence ATGAAGGGAAACGGTTCTTTTGATGAAAATGAATGCACCTATGCTTATGAAGTGGACGGTACTAACTATTCAGACCTTGACAATTCATCATTCATTAGTTCCGAAAATCTTATTATGTTCAATGACGGTGACCATATCTCAGTCACTTCTGGAGATAATGGTGTTCGCTTCTTGCTCATTTCAGGAAAACCACTCAATGAACCGGTTGCATGGTATGGCCCTATTGTGATGAATACACAGGAAGAGTTAGAGATAGCTTTTGAAGAATATAGGAAAGGGACATTTATAAGATCCTGA
- the eif1A gene encoding translation initiation factor eIF-1A — translation MKKNNGGRGSKTDAPAVTRVRTPRRENNEILATVSALLGGKRVTLQCMDGIVRMGRIPGSKKKRMWVREGDIVIITPWDFQDSKAEVIWKYTRPQVEWLERKGFLK, via the coding sequence ATGAAAAAAAATAATGGAGGTCGTGGTAGCAAGACAGATGCTCCAGCTGTCACAAGAGTTAGGACTCCACGAAGAGAGAACAATGAGATACTTGCAACCGTAAGTGCCCTCCTCGGAGGAAAAAGAGTTACCCTCCAATGTATGGACGGTATCGTAAGAATGGGACGAATCCCTGGTTCAAAGAAAAAGCGAATGTGGGTACGTGAAGGCGATATTGTTATTATCACACCATGGGACTTCCAGGATTCAAAAGCAGAAGTAATATGGAAATACACAAGACCACAGGTCGAGTGGCTTGAGAGAAAGGGTTTCCTGAAATAA
- the thrC gene encoding threonine synthase — translation MKLYSTNLKADEVSFETALITGLAPDKGLYMPKDLPHFSEEELSSLKDEPYPEIAFRLLSRILEGEIDEASLKEITYDAYDYDVPLEEVDENTYIMRLDRGPTASFKDFAARMMARLMQFYLKKENKNLTILTATSGDTGSAVAHAFYDLDNIKVIVLFPETEVSERQRKQMTTLDGNISAIAMDGKFDDCQALVKQAFADPDLKHLNLSSANSINIGRLIPQSIYYFYAYLKLREFPEEIIYSIPSGNFGNMMGCVLAKRMGVPIKKILASVNENDEVPVFFNTGEYSKIEPSKNCISNAMNVGHPSNLARLVTIYGGEMDETGHITKMPDMDVLNNDIFSTSVTDEETTAIVKEFYEDYGIFIEPHGAVGIKGLLDYRAASNDDTLAVTLETAHPAKFPKEVMSAIGVDPEPPQTLKDVESREEFMESMGADYEQFKNYLKEKLD, via the coding sequence ATGAAACTCTATAGTACCAATCTCAAAGCAGACGAAGTATCTTTCGAAACTGCTCTTATTACAGGTCTTGCTCCGGATAAAGGCCTTTATATGCCCAAAGATCTCCCTCATTTCTCAGAGGAAGAGCTTAGTTCCCTAAAAGATGAACCATATCCCGAGATAGCCTTTAGGCTGCTCAGCAGGATCCTTGAAGGTGAGATCGATGAAGCATCATTGAAAGAGATAACATATGATGCTTACGATTACGATGTTCCTCTCGAGGAAGTGGATGAGAACACTTATATAATGAGACTTGACCGTGGTCCCACTGCTTCATTCAAGGACTTTGCTGCTCGCATGATGGCAAGGCTGATGCAGTTCTATCTCAAAAAAGAGAACAAGAACCTGACAATTCTAACGGCTACTTCCGGAGATACCGGCAGTGCTGTAGCTCATGCATTCTACGATCTTGACAACATAAAGGTGATCGTTCTATTCCCTGAGACTGAAGTATCAGAACGTCAGAGAAAGCAGATGACGACCCTGGATGGCAACATCTCTGCCATTGCAATGGATGGGAAGTTCGATGACTGTCAGGCATTGGTCAAACAGGCTTTTGCAGATCCTGACCTTAAGCATCTGAACCTTTCATCAGCAAATTCTATCAACATTGGCAGACTTATCCCCCAGTCGATCTACTATTTCTATGCTTACCTTAAGCTTAGAGAGTTCCCGGAAGAGATCATCTATTCCATTCCTTCTGGAAATTTCGGTAACATGATGGGATGTGTGCTCGCAAAGAGAATGGGAGTGCCAATCAAGAAGATACTTGCTTCTGTGAATGAGAACGATGAGGTGCCTGTTTTTTTCAACACAGGTGAGTACTCCAAGATCGAACCTTCAAAAAACTGTATCTCAAATGCAATGAATGTCGGTCATCCAAGCAATCTTGCCAGATTGGTGACAATATATGGTGGTGAGATGGATGAGACCGGCCACATAACTAAGATGCCTGATATGGATGTTCTCAATAATGATATCTTCTCTACATCAGTTACCGACGAAGAAACAACGGCTATTGTAAAGGAATTCTATGAGGATTATGGTATTTTCATTGAACCCCATGGAGCAGTCGGAATAAAGGGACTTCTGGATTACAGGGCAGCTTCTAATGACGATACACTGGCTGTAACACTCGAGACCGCTCACCCGGCAAAGTTCCCTAAAGAAGTGATGTCTGCAATAGGTGTCGATCCTGAACCACCCCAGACACTCAAGGATGTCGAGTCAAGAGAGGAATTTATGGAATCTATGGGAGCTGACTATGAGCAGTTCAAGAATTACCTGAAGGAAAAGCTTGACTAA